The following are encoded in a window of Streptomyces sp. 11x1 genomic DNA:
- a CDS encoding lanthionine synthetase C family protein encodes MTTAPPALDTDATHRQSLARGSLGIALLHVERARQGTGSWQTAHRQLSAVGALLDGDETGLFLGAPAMAYVLHWTTVDSNRYTGALQTLDRIVAAHIRRRLTAAHARIDRGEPPAFAEYDLLRGLTGLGALLLRRAPEGDELKGVLEYLVRLTEPLPTAQGRPRLGWWVSHSPVNLSAPTPGGHANAGLAHGITGPLVLLAFAKLRGITVPGHEKAMLRICRWLDQIRVNDHRGTRWPRWITGATTVPPHLAAPSWCYGTPGLARAHQLAALALNDPDRKRMAERALLYCLADPTQLDQLTSRGLCHGLGGLLRVVQRVTQDADEPRAFVHHLPQLTERFLTTEPPAETGFLNGSVGATLAFQNIQEGTLPTSDWDACLLLI; translated from the coding sequence GTGACCACCGCTCCACCCGCCCTGGACACGGACGCCACCCACCGGCAGTCCCTCGCCCGAGGATCCCTCGGCATCGCCCTGCTCCACGTCGAACGCGCCCGCCAGGGCACCGGATCCTGGCAGACCGCCCACCGGCAACTCTCTGCCGTCGGCGCCCTGTTGGACGGCGACGAGACGGGCCTGTTCCTCGGCGCACCCGCGATGGCGTACGTGCTGCACTGGACCACCGTCGACAGCAACCGGTACACCGGCGCCCTGCAGACCCTCGACCGCATCGTCGCGGCCCACATCCGACGCCGACTGACAGCAGCACACGCCCGCATCGACCGCGGCGAGCCGCCCGCCTTCGCCGAGTACGACCTCCTGCGCGGCCTGACCGGCCTCGGCGCCCTCCTCCTGCGCCGCGCCCCCGAGGGCGACGAACTGAAGGGCGTACTGGAGTACCTGGTGCGTCTGACCGAGCCGCTCCCCACCGCCCAAGGGCGACCCCGCCTGGGCTGGTGGGTGAGCCACAGCCCCGTCAACCTCAGTGCTCCCACCCCTGGCGGCCACGCCAACGCCGGCCTCGCCCACGGCATCACCGGCCCGCTCGTCCTGCTCGCATTCGCCAAGCTCCGCGGCATCACCGTGCCCGGCCACGAGAAGGCGATGCTGCGGATCTGCCGCTGGCTGGACCAGATACGCGTGAACGACCACCGAGGCACCCGCTGGCCACGCTGGATCACCGGCGCCACCACCGTGCCCCCACACCTAGCTGCCCCCTCTTGGTGCTACGGCACCCCCGGCCTGGCCCGCGCCCACCAACTCGCCGCCCTCGCCCTGAACGACCCCGACCGCAAACGCATGGCCGAACGGGCACTCCTCTACTGCCTGGCCGACCCCACCCAGCTCGACCAACTCACCAGCCGCGGCCTGTGCCACGGCCTCGGCGGCCTACTCCGCGTCGTACAGCGCGTCACCCAGGACGCCGACGAACCACGAGCCTTCGTCCACCACCTGCCACAGCTCACCGAACGCTTCCTGACCACCGAACCCCCAGCCGAGACCGGCTTCCTCAACGGCTCGGTCGGCGCGACCCTCGCCTTCCAAAACATCCAAGAAGGCACCCTCCCCACCAGCGACTGGGACGCCTGCCTCCTCCTCATCTGA
- a CDS encoding thiopeptide-type bacteriocin biosynthesis protein: MNLPDSSTIERAILAVLTGIPLTEAARRAQTSPEHLAEAAERYRDAGRSALDPQLGDWHQVNIQFTDYPTAERTFRAHLLPALRTGPIGAWWFVRKHPCWRLRVQPGPGTRMDDAVTHLAEVLHSALSLGVAKRWQPYLYEPETIAFGGPCGMTLAHTLFHTDSVGVLDYHQHVTDSTSGLPGPKETSLFVTTLLLRAAGLEWGEQGDVWGQVETRRPLPADVYPDQISGMVAPIRRLLTLDADPTLTDGPLAPLGNWVTGLEHSGQALADAAHAGNLQLGLRGILARHILFHWNRMGFTTRQQAIYSRAARETILGGGPGGKF; encoded by the coding sequence ATGAACCTGCCCGACAGCAGCACAATCGAGCGGGCCATCCTGGCCGTCCTCACCGGCATCCCGCTCACGGAGGCCGCCAGACGAGCGCAGACGTCGCCCGAGCATCTCGCCGAGGCCGCCGAGCGCTACCGTGACGCCGGCCGGTCAGCACTCGACCCCCAACTCGGCGACTGGCACCAGGTGAACATCCAGTTCACCGACTACCCCACGGCAGAACGAACCTTCCGCGCCCATCTCCTGCCCGCCTTGCGCACCGGTCCGATCGGAGCATGGTGGTTCGTGCGCAAGCACCCCTGCTGGCGTCTACGCGTCCAGCCAGGCCCAGGTACACGGATGGATGACGCCGTCACGCACCTCGCCGAAGTACTCCACAGCGCCCTGTCATTGGGCGTCGCCAAGCGGTGGCAGCCCTACCTGTACGAGCCGGAAACCATCGCCTTCGGCGGCCCGTGCGGCATGACGCTCGCCCACACCCTGTTCCACACCGACAGCGTAGGAGTCCTCGACTACCACCAGCACGTGACCGACAGCACCAGCGGACTCCCCGGCCCCAAAGAGACCTCCCTTTTCGTCACCACTCTGCTGCTGCGTGCCGCCGGGCTGGAGTGGGGCGAACAAGGAGACGTATGGGGGCAGGTCGAAACACGACGCCCACTGCCCGCAGACGTGTACCCCGACCAGATCAGCGGCATGGTGGCCCCGATACGGCGACTCTTGACGCTCGACGCCGACCCCACACTCACCGACGGCCCACTCGCACCGCTCGGGAACTGGGTGACCGGCTTGGAGCACTCCGGCCAAGCCCTGGCAGACGCGGCACACGCGGGCAACCTTCAGCTCGGCCTGCGCGGCATCCTGGCCCGGCACATCCTCTTCCACTGGAACCGGATGGGCTTCACCACCCGCCAACAGGCCATCTACTCCAGAGCAGCCCGGGAGACGATTCTCGGTGGCGGTCCTGGCGGGAAGTTCTGA
- a CDS encoding RNA-directed DNA polymerase: MDLPNRLTKAKDLLIAGEHQSEVPDVIGYQDVQHQWERGYRETLVRAIESDACGPESTSIIDFPKTDLTVRPLARFSTRDRLIYDALVFTIADQIDCQLHPGVSSYRWNRFKGEPIGWWPSWSSYRAKSLRAIRSDTSLKVAYLDIAAFYEHIDVAMLGDDLEALGGDGPAAGHIINFLTRFQTINHAWGLPQGPDASGILANLYLAPVDSYLAQNSARFLRYSDDIKVFHPDWSELRDLFLGVNSQLRSRRLAISSSKTVILDPQDARERETDIRHDSLAGAIKSGRPRAREDLAAYFEKITKEGKFNGNQVRFVLGQLRKIRDDRAVGWCLDNLTRLPHAITHVFKYLNAAKRKAPEIENSLVRFLNSSNSATHPLIEQRILRYLIAMEIKDERAKEAAWNILGDRNRVEYAREFAARYIGEHASIAEAQMLRHRFEGETNAAVRRAVLVALYEARYLTTRYRNEIRASVPGMEWLCSYLATNPHISPPRIGPYVYF; this comes from the coding sequence GTGGACCTTCCCAACAGGCTCACCAAGGCCAAAGACCTGCTCATAGCGGGCGAACACCAATCAGAAGTCCCCGACGTCATCGGGTACCAGGACGTACAACATCAGTGGGAACGCGGCTACCGCGAGACGCTGGTGCGGGCCATCGAGAGCGACGCATGCGGCCCGGAAAGTACCAGCATCATCGACTTCCCTAAGACCGATTTGACCGTGCGGCCACTGGCCCGTTTCTCCACCCGAGACCGACTTATCTACGACGCGCTGGTCTTCACCATCGCTGATCAGATCGACTGCCAGCTTCACCCCGGCGTCTCCAGCTACCGATGGAACCGCTTCAAGGGCGAGCCCATCGGATGGTGGCCCAGCTGGTCCTCCTACCGGGCGAAGTCGCTTCGGGCTATCCGCTCCGACACTTCCCTCAAGGTCGCCTACCTCGACATCGCGGCCTTCTATGAGCACATCGACGTAGCCATGCTCGGAGACGATCTAGAAGCCCTCGGTGGTGACGGTCCCGCCGCTGGCCACATCATCAACTTCCTCACCCGGTTCCAGACCATCAACCACGCTTGGGGCCTACCCCAAGGACCGGACGCCTCCGGCATACTCGCCAATCTGTACCTGGCCCCTGTCGATTCCTACCTGGCCCAGAACAGCGCCCGCTTCCTGCGCTACTCCGACGACATCAAGGTCTTCCACCCCGACTGGAGCGAGCTGCGTGATCTCTTCCTCGGCGTGAACAGCCAACTGCGCTCCAGAAGGCTCGCTATCTCCTCCAGCAAGACCGTCATCCTCGACCCCCAGGACGCCCGGGAACGCGAAACCGACATCCGGCATGACTCACTCGCCGGCGCCATCAAGAGCGGACGCCCACGGGCTCGCGAAGATCTCGCAGCCTACTTCGAGAAGATCACCAAAGAGGGGAAGTTCAACGGCAACCAGGTTCGTTTCGTCCTCGGCCAGCTCCGCAAGATCAGGGATGATCGCGCCGTCGGCTGGTGCCTCGACAATCTCACCCGCCTCCCACACGCCATCACACATGTGTTCAAGTACCTCAACGCAGCCAAGAGAAAAGCACCCGAGATCGAAAACAGCCTGGTCCGCTTCCTAAACTCCAGCAACAGCGCCACACACCCACTGATTGAGCAGCGCATCCTACGCTACCTCATCGCCATGGAAATCAAGGATGAACGAGCGAAAGAAGCGGCGTGGAACATTCTCGGGGACCGCAACCGGGTCGAATACGCCCGCGAGTTCGCCGCCCGCTACATCGGAGAGCACGCATCCATTGCCGAGGCTCAGATGCTCCGCCACCGCTTCGAGGGGGAAACCAACGCTGCCGTCCGACGCGCCGTGCTCGTCGCCTTATACGAGGCCCGTTACCTCACCACCCGGTACCGCAACGAGATCAGAGCCTCCGTCCCCGGCATGGAATGGCTGTGCAGCTACCTTGCCACCAACCCACACATAAGTCCGCCCCGGATTGGACCCTATGTCTACTTCTGA
- a CDS encoding SLATT domain-containing protein: MSTSETLFESIKTELARIQSNCLYTAQGYFEAAKSAEKWGRLMVFIPACVTAISSLLVAVKVGPEVFFSGLGAVSGAVAATAAFLGSPKTAADHLASARAYTALKHRADTEISLMTEASDLPALEVRVRELSADYVRITSTDTPMANKFYEKAQQRIQRGAAE, translated from the coding sequence ATGTCTACTTCTGAGACGCTGTTCGAGAGCATCAAGACCGAACTGGCGCGCATCCAGAGCAACTGCCTCTACACCGCTCAGGGATACTTCGAAGCGGCCAAGAGCGCGGAGAAGTGGGGCCGGCTAATGGTGTTTATCCCCGCCTGCGTGACCGCCATATCCAGCCTTCTGGTTGCGGTCAAAGTCGGCCCCGAAGTCTTTTTCAGTGGGCTCGGTGCCGTCTCCGGAGCCGTCGCGGCCACTGCGGCCTTCCTCGGCTCGCCAAAGACGGCTGCTGACCATCTCGCGTCTGCCCGCGCCTACACTGCCCTCAAGCACCGTGCCGACACCGAGATCAGCCTCATGACTGAGGCATCCGACCTGCCAGCCCTCGAGGTCAGAGTCCGAGAGCTGAGCGCCGACTACGTACGCATCACCTCTACCGACACGCCGATGGCGAACAAGTTCTATGAGAAGGCCCAGCAGCGGATACAGCGAGGCGCGGCCGAGTAG
- a CDS encoding DUF4238 domain-containing protein — MDDWDLENADPSQQVGARHHTVPAFYLRRFANSQKQLWVRDRRSPTPGLRKETDLAIRDFYTFQNIHGESDGRMELVLQKVEGNAASALRRVTSAVTWGRPIAPGDKTDLCIFTAFQLVRGLRKRREIELMSDFYVRIMQLNAPVGAGRREVAAYREMLRDFRTLEVTSHPNEHVSLMGKLAEPLTEHLLSRPLTVVELTDGALLTCDEPIATFDDQEHDPDPVIPQARRRTRSRRRRGQREIRQTRTLIQVQSTRNRGLARADDVVVPVGRRTLLVFSHPLAAVPSHFRMAPEESQEAAVKVNKRLLEQAYFMAFAHPDDRHLLSAPLPDVGPLYRLGGVHPEQARVAEAPLTHLRPELFGRR; from the coding sequence ATGGACGACTGGGACCTGGAGAACGCTGATCCGAGCCAGCAGGTGGGAGCACGGCACCACACGGTGCCCGCCTTTTATCTCCGCAGGTTCGCCAACTCCCAGAAGCAGCTGTGGGTTCGCGATCGCAGGTCCCCCACTCCCGGGTTGCGTAAAGAGACCGATCTGGCCATCCGAGACTTCTACACGTTCCAGAACATCCACGGCGAGTCGGACGGGCGCATGGAACTGGTGCTGCAGAAGGTCGAGGGCAACGCGGCGAGCGCGCTGCGCCGCGTGACGTCGGCCGTGACCTGGGGGCGACCGATAGCTCCCGGAGACAAAACAGACCTGTGTATCTTCACGGCCTTCCAACTCGTCCGTGGGCTCCGCAAGCGTCGCGAGATCGAGCTCATGTCGGACTTCTACGTCCGGATCATGCAGTTGAACGCACCCGTTGGTGCTGGGCGCCGAGAGGTCGCCGCCTACCGGGAAATGCTCCGCGACTTCAGAACCCTTGAGGTCACCAGCCACCCCAACGAGCACGTGAGCCTTATGGGCAAGCTCGCCGAGCCCCTTACCGAGCACTTGCTCAGCAGACCCTTGACCGTAGTCGAGTTGACCGACGGCGCGCTACTCACCTGCGACGAGCCCATCGCTACCTTCGACGACCAAGAGCATGACCCTGATCCCGTGATCCCACAGGCTCGTCGCCGAACCCGTAGCCGTAGGCGCCGAGGACAGCGAGAGATCCGGCAGACCAGGACTCTCATCCAGGTCCAGAGCACCAGGAATCGCGGGCTGGCCAGAGCTGATGACGTGGTCGTACCTGTGGGTCGGCGCACCCTCTTGGTCTTCAGCCACCCTCTCGCTGCCGTGCCCTCGCATTTTCGGATGGCTCCGGAGGAAAGCCAGGAAGCAGCCGTGAAGGTCAACAAGCGACTGCTGGAACAGGCGTACTTCATGGCGTTCGCACACCCGGATGACCGACACCTTCTCTCGGCCCCCCTCCCTGACGTTGGCCCGCTCTACCGCCTCGGAGGTGTCCACCCTGAGCAGGCCCGGGTGGCGGAAGCCCCTCTGACCCATCTCCGCCCCGAACTATTCGGCCGACGCTGA
- a CDS encoding helix-turn-helix transcriptional regulator, with amino-acid sequence MPPEEEHRVQVHLDRLLAEHGMTLSELATRVGVTVANLSILKNDRAKAIRFSTLTAICRELNCQPGDLLSIRKD; translated from the coding sequence ATGCCACCAGAAGAGGAGCACCGGGTCCAGGTCCACCTGGACCGACTGCTGGCCGAGCACGGCATGACCCTGTCCGAACTGGCGACCAGGGTCGGGGTGACAGTGGCCAACCTCTCCATTCTCAAGAACGACCGGGCGAAGGCGATCCGCTTCTCCACCCTCACCGCGATCTGCCGCGAACTGAACTGCCAGCCCGGCGACTTGCTCAGCATCCGTAAAGACTGA
- a CDS encoding DUF2975 domain-containing protein has protein sequence MGAKSWWSQTDSRLLEAALGLAALLVGVFGVLLPALGVAGLIDPMDTREVEPETPPRVPGTVTDAVTGHGMTLTGTHRADLVFADPDLGQCLLLALPEIVGSLLLLLILALLFKMARTLRGGDVFVPVNARRLSAIGLAVLVQALLAPVLPALTTEILVSGTPMAEQVPFSVTFTGEYVLLAFLILALGEVFRRGTKLRADTEGLV, from the coding sequence ATGGGTGCCAAGTCCTGGTGGAGCCAGACCGACAGCCGGTTGCTGGAGGCAGCTCTGGGCCTGGCTGCTCTGCTGGTCGGCGTCTTCGGAGTGCTGCTTCCGGCCCTCGGGGTGGCCGGTCTGATAGATCCGATGGACACCCGAGAGGTTGAGCCCGAGACGCCGCCCCGGGTACCGGGAACCGTGACAGACGCGGTAACGGGCCACGGTATGACCCTCACCGGCACCCACCGGGCGGATCTCGTCTTCGCCGACCCCGACCTGGGTCAGTGTCTGCTGCTCGCCCTGCCGGAGATCGTCGGCAGCCTGCTCCTGCTCCTCATCCTGGCCCTCCTTTTCAAGATGGCCCGGACCCTGCGCGGCGGCGACGTCTTCGTGCCGGTGAACGCCCGACGCCTGAGCGCCATAGGACTCGCGGTACTGGTGCAGGCCCTCCTCGCCCCGGTACTGCCGGCGCTCACCACAGAAATACTGGTCAGCGGTACCCCCATGGCCGAACAGGTCCCGTTCTCGGTCACCTTCACCGGCGAGTACGTGCTGCTGGCCTTCCTCATCCTGGCGCTGGGAGAAGTCTTCCGGCGCGGAACGAAGCTGCGCGCCGATACCGAGGGGTTGGTCTGA
- a CDS encoding winged-helix domain-containing protein — translation MVFGQWAEAADGGRRPSGIVEPEPEPAVVTHGAGGMRLIPDREEGMGAEVLTPEYRQIMEIVAKAWWPVMAKDIALALGRENTPAKVEPVRGQLRKLSDRGWLTRTGSGRYLPR, via the coding sequence GTGGTGTTCGGACAGTGGGCCGAGGCGGCGGACGGTGGACGGCGGCCGTCGGGCATCGTGGAGCCGGAGCCGGAGCCGGCGGTGGTAACGCACGGGGCGGGTGGGATGCGGCTGATCCCGGACCGCGAGGAAGGCATGGGGGCGGAGGTGCTCACGCCGGAGTACCGACAGATCATGGAGATCGTCGCGAAGGCGTGGTGGCCGGTGATGGCCAAGGACATCGCGCTCGCGCTGGGTCGGGAGAACACCCCGGCCAAGGTCGAGCCGGTCCGCGGCCAGTTGCGCAAGCTGTCCGACCGGGGCTGGCTGACCCGGACGGGCTCGGGACGGTACCTGCCGCGTTGA
- a CDS encoding transposase family protein, translated as MSKRTVDLVGGLIRQRRKQLGTRWRKAAPGTQAIVVLAVLRHDQCLADMAGGNSVSAATVRRWVLEVLDLLAARAPRMDRALKKIARRGGAVVLPDGTLVRSRRRTGADNRKNYSGKHKAHGLLFLALTDEKGNLIWISSARPGRASEITAARHDHITRHLREAGLDDDPDDAPVIITGRKATRSHPLTDAEKEANRLVSRERAAVEHGFANLKTWRILTKVRMNAHHATTLLRALLVLANCEVQR; from the coding sequence GTGTCGAAGCGGACTGTCGATCTCGTCGGCGGACTGATACGCCAGCGCCGCAAGCAACTGGGCACGCGCTGGCGCAAGGCCGCTCCGGGCACGCAGGCGATCGTCGTGCTGGCCGTCCTGCGCCACGACCAGTGCCTGGCCGACATGGCCGGCGGCAACTCCGTCTCGGCCGCAACCGTCCGCCGCTGGGTCCTGGAAGTCCTCGACCTGCTCGCTGCCCGGGCCCCGCGAATGGACCGCGCCCTGAAGAAGATCGCCCGTCGGGGCGGTGCGGTGGTCCTGCCAGACGGCACCCTTGTGCGCTCCCGTCGCCGCACCGGGGCGGACAACCGCAAGAACTACAGCGGGAAACACAAGGCCCATGGCCTGCTCTTCCTCGCGCTGACCGATGAGAAGGGAAACCTGATCTGGATCTCCTCCGCCCGCCCTGGCCGGGCCAGCGAGATCACCGCCGCCCGCCACGACCACATCACCAGGCATCTACGCGAGGCCGGCCTCGATGACGACCCCGACGATGCTCCGGTCATCATCACCGGCCGCAAGGCGACCCGCTCCCACCCCCTCACCGACGCCGAGAAGGAGGCGAACCGGCTGGTCAGCCGCGAACGTGCCGCCGTCGAGCACGGCTTCGCGAACCTGAAGACCTGGCGCATTCTGACCAAGGTCCGCATGAACGCCCATCACGCCACCACGCTGCTACGGGCCCTGCTCGTTCTGGCGAACTGCGAAGTCCAGCGGTGA
- a CDS encoding ATP/GTP-binding protein: MAGRDLRTLFSSNDRSIAASEAFTNRQAQWQAVTAGLAEHIRHVTRADFDVEDLEAPRRNILVFHGVGGIGKSTLSRKIEASLAGSEHRPVQWESPSHPEGRTLPVRIDLARAAGMDFERVVLAIRLAVAALGRPMPAFDLALRRYWEHNHPGEPIEDYLRRGGLLSRFSAAAALPQQMQSALSDVAQALFLPGTVGGALGHGAGALIKALRERRQSVRALAGCSRLADLLEAEPDLDALSFYPHLLAWDLAQLPADKSALPVILLDTFEDTGDRTHRDFERLLQRIVWLMPNVFFVVTGRNRLQWAETSLEGQLDWTGPNAWPSLVSDAVNSGSGVSGRQILIGDFSSEDCEDYLARRLSRDGQPLIDEPVRRIIAERSHGLPLYLDLSVMRYLELRRSGRQPQVTDFDHDFPALIARTLSDLTAEERHVLRAVSLLNAFSVPLATQAAGMDHDAPALRLTERPFIRESSSGVWPFHVHDLIRAAIRNADDGSDDRWSEQDWQRAAKRAFRALESQWRQDRRRDRTVLVGCLQQGLLLARDFRLDLGWLADAAFQYVGDSIWEPLALPAADARSSDGLQTAADALVETLSAIARRQHEHRERTAGRLSAVLASQLLPDDLVELATYYLAKAQRDLGLTDDSRRGMQRVASTDGRLASAARRGLAHLSRLSGEFPAAVEAAGRLGWEGRHHRVLGDVWWVQGDMERATAAYLAARSEAEEHGAAGETAMVQAHLAFAVSFADPLRADDELDLADRLLSHLSLRSSEMTARIAALVRDAGFDADVPDRADVLLAEIGVSGISYAAAKLQLALCFHHAVLDAQDDFVDAITRLRELTQSGDYAYYVEIAHFMAGLPFPEHTARARWIDGERQTRERWRHLVETRRSRLGTTR, translated from the coding sequence GTGGCAGGGCGGGATCTTCGAACGCTGTTCAGCTCGAACGACCGGAGCATCGCCGCCAGTGAGGCGTTCACGAACCGGCAGGCACAGTGGCAAGCGGTGACCGCCGGCCTCGCTGAGCACATACGGCACGTGACCCGTGCGGACTTCGACGTGGAGGATCTGGAGGCTCCCCGCCGCAACATCCTGGTGTTCCACGGTGTGGGCGGGATCGGCAAGTCCACACTCTCCCGCAAGATCGAGGCGTCGCTCGCCGGCAGCGAGCACCGTCCTGTGCAATGGGAATCGCCGTCCCACCCCGAGGGGCGGACGCTGCCGGTCCGTATCGACCTCGCGCGCGCCGCGGGCATGGACTTCGAGCGCGTCGTCCTCGCCATCCGTCTTGCCGTCGCCGCGCTCGGCCGGCCGATGCCCGCCTTCGACCTCGCCCTGCGCCGCTACTGGGAGCACAACCACCCGGGCGAACCGATCGAGGACTACCTGCGCCGGGGCGGGCTGCTGAGCCGCTTCAGCGCCGCTGCCGCCCTGCCGCAGCAGATGCAGTCGGCCCTCAGCGACGTGGCCCAGGCGCTGTTCCTGCCCGGCACCGTCGGGGGCGCGCTCGGCCACGGGGCCGGAGCGCTCATCAAGGCGTTACGTGAGCGGCGCCAGTCCGTCCGCGCCCTCGCCGGCTGCTCCCGCCTGGCCGACCTCCTGGAAGCCGAGCCCGACCTGGACGCCCTCAGCTTCTACCCGCACCTGCTCGCCTGGGACCTGGCCCAACTCCCGGCCGACAAGAGCGCGCTACCCGTGATCCTGCTGGACACCTTCGAGGACACCGGCGACCGCACCCACCGCGACTTCGAGCGCCTGCTCCAGCGGATCGTGTGGCTGATGCCCAACGTGTTCTTCGTCGTCACCGGACGCAACCGCCTCCAGTGGGCGGAAACGAGCCTGGAAGGGCAGCTCGACTGGACCGGGCCGAACGCTTGGCCCAGCCTCGTCTCCGACGCAGTGAATAGCGGGTCAGGCGTATCCGGCCGCCAGATCCTGATCGGCGACTTCTCCTCCGAAGACTGCGAGGACTATCTGGCCCGCAGGCTCAGCCGCGACGGGCAGCCGCTGATCGACGAACCGGTCCGCCGGATCATCGCCGAGCGCTCCCACGGACTGCCTCTGTACCTGGACCTGTCGGTCATGCGCTACCTGGAACTTCGGCGCAGTGGCAGGCAGCCACAGGTCACCGACTTCGACCACGACTTCCCCGCCCTGATCGCCCGTACCCTCAGCGACCTGACCGCCGAGGAACGCCACGTGCTCCGCGCGGTCAGCCTGCTCAACGCGTTCTCCGTGCCCCTGGCCACCCAGGCCGCCGGCATGGACCACGACGCGCCCGCCCTACGGCTGACCGAGCGCCCCTTCATCCGGGAGTCCTCCTCCGGTGTGTGGCCCTTCCATGTCCACGACCTGATCCGCGCCGCTATTCGCAACGCGGACGACGGCAGTGACGACCGCTGGTCGGAGCAGGACTGGCAGCGTGCGGCCAAGCGTGCCTTCCGCGCCCTGGAATCACAGTGGCGCCAGGACCGACGACGCGACCGCACCGTCCTGGTCGGCTGCCTCCAACAAGGGCTGCTCCTCGCACGGGACTTCCGTCTCGATCTCGGCTGGCTCGCCGATGCCGCATTCCAGTACGTAGGGGACTCCATCTGGGAACCGCTGGCACTTCCCGCAGCCGATGCCAGGTCGTCGGACGGCCTGCAGACTGCGGCGGACGCCCTGGTGGAAACACTCAGCGCCATCGCCAGGCGCCAGCACGAACACCGTGAACGCACAGCCGGTCGGCTCTCTGCCGTCCTTGCATCGCAGCTGCTCCCGGATGACCTGGTCGAACTGGCCACGTACTACCTGGCGAAGGCCCAGCGGGACCTCGGCCTGACCGACGATTCGCGGCGCGGCATGCAGCGTGTCGCCTCCACCGACGGTCGGCTCGCTTCCGCCGCTCGACGCGGCCTGGCACACCTGAGCCGACTGTCCGGAGAGTTCCCTGCGGCGGTGGAAGCCGCTGGGAGGCTGGGCTGGGAAGGGCGGCACCATCGGGTCCTGGGAGACGTGTGGTGGGTGCAGGGAGACATGGAGCGGGCGACCGCCGCCTACCTGGCAGCCAGGAGCGAGGCCGAAGAACACGGTGCGGCCGGCGAGACCGCCATGGTCCAGGCGCATCTCGCCTTCGCCGTCTCCTTCGCCGACCCGCTCCGCGCCGACGATGAACTCGACCTGGCGGACCGGCTGCTGTCGCACCTCAGCCTGCGCTCAAGCGAGATGACCGCTCGCATTGCCGCACTCGTACGCGACGCCGGGTTCGACGCAGACGTGCCCGACCGGGCGGACGTCCTGCTCGCCGAAATCGGCGTCTCCGGCATTTCCTACGCCGCGGCGAAACTGCAACTGGCCCTGTGCTTCCACCACGCCGTTCTCGACGCCCAGGACGACTTCGTCGACGCGATCACCCGCCTGCGCGAACTCACGCAGAGCGGCGACTACGCCTACTACGTCGAGATCGCGCACTTCATGGCCGGCCTTCCGTTCCCCGAGCACACCGCGCGAGCTCGGTGGATCGACGGAGAACGACAGACGCGCGAACGATGGCGGCACCTGGTTGAGACCCGTCGCAGTCGCCTCGGCACGACTCGTTAG